Proteins encoded in a region of the Frondihabitans sp. 762G35 genome:
- a CDS encoding HAD family hydrolase, whose translation MSGHGSNPAQSDQFGGKALLGESPLSSRSGAHPRAVLLDFHNTTAVVRSMEMWIDEAGSLTASSPASRPMAVERLGNVWGDARNLFPTLDWNLDPAAHRHAFVSTLSHDGAIALDDAEALYETMPNQWELNRGVSEFIVRASSAGVRLALISNIALNIRPALEGWGIASALDAVVLSYEVGYVKPDPRIFQLTADLLDTDPTDCLMIGDSAHDDVGGAVLGMQCVITRPEQMWRALELACPR comes from the coding sequence ATGAGCGGACACGGTAGCAACCCAGCGCAAAGCGATCAGTTCGGCGGCAAAGCATTGTTAGGCGAGTCGCCCCTGTCCAGCCGATCGGGTGCTCATCCTCGGGCCGTGCTGCTGGACTTTCATAACACCACGGCAGTCGTGCGATCCATGGAGATGTGGATCGATGAGGCAGGATCCCTGACGGCGAGTAGTCCTGCGTCAAGGCCGATGGCAGTGGAGAGGCTCGGAAACGTTTGGGGCGACGCGAGAAATCTCTTCCCAACCCTGGATTGGAATCTCGATCCGGCAGCACACAGGCACGCTTTCGTTTCAACCCTGAGCCACGACGGCGCGATCGCACTCGATGACGCCGAAGCTCTCTACGAGACGATGCCGAACCAATGGGAGTTGAACCGGGGCGTATCCGAGTTCATCGTCCGAGCATCGAGCGCGGGGGTGCGTCTGGCTCTCATCTCAAACATTGCCCTAAACATTCGCCCCGCGCTGGAAGGTTGGGGCATCGCCTCGGCACTGGACGCAGTGGTCCTGTCCTATGAGGTCGGATACGTCAAACCCGATCCACGGATCTTTCAACTAACGGCGGATTTGCTCGACACGGACCCGACGGATTGTTTGATGATCGGCGACTCAGCGCACGACGACGTCGGCGGTGCGGTCTTGGGAATGCAATGTGTGATTACTCGACCTGAACAGATGTGGCGGGCGCTAGAACTCGCTTGCCCACGGTGA
- a CDS encoding RICIN domain-containing protein — translation MRSHLPPPSIPDSRTISKHRLAVRLLSVLGVATVVGSAIIGAQPARAYVPTPGVMYAPTSTEATQVNKANAVLYPKAASLPSGRLVATFERSIGDPVGQTLPIYKSDDFGTSWQKLTDLSSPAAMTKGTSREAAFAKYTSNWTNPYLYTLPQDVGSLKAGTLLLASVVSGDDPYYKEQKAANPNWVPTQDGDRKDLAIALYADTSGTGSSWQFLNIVATGGWEGSYGNLHSTENTYAQNDPVWEPFLMVYNGQLVAYYSDENEYSSYDTSTGLLTPDPNNATAKDPITQILVHKTWTGATADGWSAPVVDVAETVAGSSSTGRPGMTTVVPTTDGKWLMTFEQGGARVSDNPLRFWDKPNVTLKNAGGQSIHNAGSPVLITVPRANGKWEIVFNNLDGANGGDVYVNTTGSSTGTWTRMRTSVGAGYSRNLTYVPQTGRVVILRGNFGAANPIEFGEVDLGQSIGQYYQLVNKKTGDVLGTGNTAQDSDFSGGRVDTETSGSVSDTDTQWWHLTPKANGKTTLLNASGGRALGIWQGSTSAGAQLALWNDDDKSDKLWNLLDNTDGTITLQSSSNTSLYATANAKGTPATTATATTDGSQNWTLVPRETASSRQNVASGRCLDVPNGTTGAQVQLYDCVGNANQVITPTRSGELRVAGGCLGAEADRTAPGTRVILWSCNGNVSQQWDLRVDGSIANRLSGLVLNTSGTGNGTPVSLAAATGSSSQRFTRR, via the coding sequence ATGCGATCACACCTCCCACCCCCGTCCATTCCGGACTCCCGGACCATCTCGAAGCATCGGCTCGCCGTCCGGCTTCTGAGCGTCCTCGGCGTAGCAACCGTGGTCGGCAGCGCCATCATCGGCGCACAGCCCGCTCGGGCCTATGTCCCGACGCCGGGCGTGATGTACGCGCCCACCTCGACTGAGGCCACGCAGGTGAACAAGGCCAACGCCGTCCTGTACCCGAAAGCAGCGTCGCTCCCCAGCGGCCGCCTGGTCGCGACGTTCGAACGGAGTATCGGAGATCCGGTCGGCCAGACCTTGCCGATTTACAAGAGCGACGATTTCGGAACCTCCTGGCAGAAGCTCACCGACCTGTCCTCGCCCGCGGCAATGACCAAGGGAACGTCCCGAGAAGCCGCCTTCGCGAAATACACCAGCAACTGGACCAATCCTTACCTGTACACGCTCCCGCAGGACGTGGGGTCGCTGAAGGCGGGGACGCTTCTCCTGGCGAGTGTCGTGTCGGGGGATGATCCGTATTACAAGGAGCAGAAAGCGGCCAACCCGAATTGGGTGCCCACGCAGGACGGTGACCGCAAAGACCTCGCCATCGCGCTCTACGCGGACACCTCGGGGACCGGGTCGTCGTGGCAGTTCTTGAACATCGTCGCCACCGGAGGGTGGGAAGGGTCCTACGGAAACCTTCACTCCACCGAGAACACGTATGCGCAGAACGACCCAGTATGGGAGCCCTTCCTCATGGTCTACAACGGGCAACTCGTCGCGTACTACTCGGACGAGAACGAATACTCCAGCTACGACACGTCGACAGGTCTCCTCACCCCCGACCCGAACAACGCGACCGCCAAAGACCCCATCACCCAGATCCTCGTGCACAAGACATGGACGGGGGCGACGGCGGACGGCTGGAGTGCACCCGTCGTGGACGTCGCAGAAACCGTGGCCGGAAGTTCGTCCACGGGGAGGCCAGGCATGACCACGGTCGTCCCGACCACGGACGGAAAGTGGTTGATGACGTTCGAACAGGGCGGTGCCCGTGTCTCGGACAACCCGCTCCGCTTCTGGGACAAACCGAACGTGACGCTGAAGAACGCGGGAGGGCAGTCGATCCACAACGCCGGTTCGCCCGTCCTCATCACCGTGCCGCGCGCCAACGGCAAATGGGAGATCGTCTTCAACAACCTCGATGGCGCCAACGGCGGAGACGTGTATGTGAACACGACGGGTTCCAGTACCGGAACGTGGACGCGCATGCGCACGTCGGTGGGTGCGGGCTACAGCCGGAACCTGACGTACGTCCCGCAGACAGGCCGCGTCGTCATCCTGCGCGGCAACTTCGGAGCCGCCAACCCCATCGAGTTCGGCGAGGTCGACCTGGGCCAGTCGATCGGGCAGTACTACCAGCTCGTCAATAAGAAGACCGGTGACGTCCTCGGCACAGGCAACACCGCCCAGGACAGCGACTTCAGCGGTGGGCGCGTCGATACCGAGACGTCCGGGTCGGTCTCCGACACCGACACCCAGTGGTGGCACCTCACCCCGAAAGCGAACGGGAAGACGACACTGCTGAACGCGTCCGGAGGACGAGCCCTCGGCATCTGGCAGGGAAGCACCTCAGCCGGAGCGCAACTCGCCCTGTGGAACGACGACGACAAGAGCGACAAGCTCTGGAATCTTTTGGACAACACCGACGGCACCATCACACTCCAGTCCTCGTCGAACACCTCGCTCTACGCGACCGCGAACGCGAAAGGCACACCCGCCACGACGGCCACGGCAACCACGGACGGTTCCCAGAACTGGACTCTCGTTCCGCGCGAGACGGCCTCGTCTCGGCAGAACGTCGCATCCGGTCGGTGCCTCGACGTCCCCAACGGGACGACGGGAGCGCAGGTGCAGCTCTACGACTGCGTGGGAAACGCCAACCAGGTGATCACCCCGACCCGCAGCGGTGAGCTCCGGGTGGCCGGCGGCTGCCTGGGCGCGGAAGCGGACAGGACCGCACCCGGAACCCGGGTGATCCTCTGGTCCTGCAACGGAAACGTGAGCCAGCAGTGGGACCTGCGTGTCGACGGTTCGATCGCGAACCGTCTCAGCGGCCTGGTCCTGAACACCTCCGGCACCGGGAACGGAACCCCGGTCAGCCTGGCGGCCGCCACCGGATCCTCCAGCCAGAGATTCACCCGCCGGTAA
- a CDS encoding LacI family DNA-binding transcriptional regulator, whose translation MTTVAPAPGAGHRTTLDAVAKVAGVSIGTVSKVVNGRSGVGDDTRERVQHAIGQLGYVSIGERQRGAHDRGEVSVELLVDSRDIGNPYVSTFLQGVMDAAGMFDVGVTLRNLTGVEKRDPVGWAQKLARAGRSGVIELTSAYSAPRARALRAVAMPMVLVDPIDSPRTSTPSIGATNWQGAYQATRHLLDLGHRNIRYIGGPEGAACDIVRAHGWAAAMAESGITVDATTVPRHSYTFEHGLAAATALLTGGDRPTAIFAGSDVSAMGVLEAARRMGLTVPEDLSVVGFDDTHIAAIATPPLTTVHQPIADIGRTALFTLLRLARGETLVTKRTELSTDLVIRASTAPPHDSNPA comes from the coding sequence GTGACCACCGTGGCACCGGCTCCCGGTGCCGGCCACCGCACGACTCTCGACGCGGTCGCGAAGGTCGCGGGGGTCTCCATCGGGACCGTCTCCAAGGTGGTCAACGGCCGTTCCGGGGTGGGAGACGACACCCGCGAACGCGTTCAGCATGCCATCGGTCAACTCGGGTACGTGAGCATCGGAGAACGGCAACGGGGCGCCCACGACCGCGGTGAGGTGAGCGTCGAACTGCTCGTCGATTCGCGCGACATCGGGAACCCCTACGTGTCGACATTCCTCCAGGGCGTCATGGATGCCGCGGGCATGTTCGACGTCGGTGTGACCCTCCGCAACCTGACAGGGGTCGAAAAGCGGGATCCGGTGGGCTGGGCGCAGAAACTGGCCCGAGCGGGTCGATCCGGAGTGATCGAGTTGACGAGCGCGTATTCAGCGCCGCGGGCGCGCGCGCTTCGAGCGGTCGCCATGCCCATGGTCCTCGTCGACCCGATCGACTCGCCCAGGACATCGACGCCGAGCATCGGGGCCACCAATTGGCAGGGCGCCTACCAAGCGACCCGGCACCTGCTCGATCTCGGCCATCGCAACATCCGCTACATCGGCGGGCCCGAAGGGGCGGCGTGCGACATCGTCCGAGCTCACGGCTGGGCGGCCGCCATGGCCGAGTCCGGAATCACCGTGGACGCCACGACCGTTCCGCGTCACAGCTACACCTTCGAGCACGGACTGGCCGCGGCGACGGCCCTGCTCACGGGAGGCGACCGGCCGACCGCGATCTTCGCGGGCAGCGACGTCTCAGCGATGGGCGTCCTCGAGGCTGCGCGGAGGATGGGCCTGACCGTGCCGGAAGACCTCAGCGTCGTCGGGTTCGACGACACCCACATAGCCGCGATCGCCACCCCGCCTCTGACGACCGTCCATCAGCCGATCGCGGACATCGGGAGAACAGCGCTGTTCACCCTCCTGCGCCTGGCCCGCGGAGAGACTCTCGTGACCAAACGCACCGAACTCTCCACCGACCTCGTCATCCGCGCCTCCACGGCTCCTCCCCACGACTCGAATCCCGCGTAG
- a CDS encoding three-helix bundle dimerization domain-containing protein: protein MDTPGEDQSVGQVIDRLAEKFPLLERDHIRDVVNQEHQVFAGKPIRDYVPVLVERQAKIRLKEDAANPPVRPRAEASTGATSSGRDA from the coding sequence ATGGATACCCCAGGTGAGGATCAGTCCGTCGGACAAGTCATCGACCGGCTAGCGGAGAAGTTCCCGTTACTCGAACGCGACCACATCCGGGATGTCGTCAACCAGGAACACCAGGTGTTCGCCGGGAAACCCATCCGCGACTACGTCCCCGTCCTCGTCGAACGACAGGCCAAGATTCGCCTCAAAGAGGACGCGGCAAACCCGCCCGTTCGACCTCGCGCCGAAGCCTCGACTGGAGCGACCTCTTCCGGCCGCGACGCTTAG
- a CDS encoding alpha/beta hydrolase family protein — protein MTSLLFDALDGIIGASTPVVSVAPVTLSAPDRPVPLEVRVSAPTAGTNLPVVVFSHGNGWNLDGYAPLTAFWASRGFVVIQPTHLDSRRNGFGFDHPAFPTIWTERIADLTRILDQLDTIETAVPGLAGRIDRSRVAATGHSWGGQTAQSLLGARIFDEAGQVGEDLSDSRVTAGILFAATGVGGEDLHPFAQANFPFMRPSFQELTTPTLVIAGDHDQSKMSSRGPDWFTDAYTYSPGATDLLTFYGAEHALGGIVGYEVAETTDENPERVAVIQQMSTAYLRTALHVDESSWSAARSAFSDSTDPIGRVDTK, from the coding sequence ATGACCTCGCTTCTCTTCGACGCGCTGGACGGCATCATCGGCGCCAGCACTCCGGTCGTCTCCGTCGCTCCAGTGACGTTGTCCGCCCCCGACCGTCCGGTCCCGCTGGAGGTGCGTGTGTCCGCGCCGACTGCCGGCACGAACCTCCCCGTGGTGGTGTTCTCCCACGGCAACGGGTGGAACCTCGACGGCTACGCGCCGCTCACCGCGTTCTGGGCCTCGCGAGGGTTCGTCGTAATCCAGCCCACCCACCTCGACTCGCGCCGAAACGGTTTCGGGTTCGACCACCCGGCGTTTCCGACGATCTGGACCGAGCGGATCGCGGATCTCACCCGGATCCTCGACCAGCTCGACACCATCGAGACCGCCGTACCCGGACTTGCTGGCCGCATCGACCGCAGCCGCGTTGCCGCGACCGGTCACTCCTGGGGCGGACAGACGGCCCAGTCGCTCCTCGGCGCACGGATCTTCGACGAAGCCGGCCAGGTCGGCGAGGACCTGTCTGACAGCCGAGTCACCGCTGGCATTTTGTTCGCAGCAACCGGCGTCGGCGGCGAAGACCTGCATCCGTTCGCGCAGGCGAACTTTCCGTTCATGCGCCCCTCATTCCAGGAGCTGACCACACCCACCCTCGTCATCGCGGGCGATCATGACCAGTCCAAGATGTCCAGCCGCGGACCCGACTGGTTCACCGACGCCTACACATACAGCCCCGGCGCCACCGACCTCCTCACCTTCTACGGGGCCGAGCACGCCCTCGGCGGGATCGTCGGCTACGAAGTGGCCGAGACCACCGACGAGAACCCTGAGCGGGTGGCCGTCATCCAGCAGATGAGTACCGCGTATCTGAGGACTGCTCTCCACGTCGACGAAAGCAGCTGGTCCGCTGCTCGCTCCGCGTTCAGTGACAGCACCGATCCGATCGGGCGCGTCGACACTAAGTAG
- a CDS encoding beta-glucosidase family protein yields the protein MSIDTNTTQPWQDVTLTAAERATSLLVDMTLREKVQQLGSTWPDAEGAGGDVAPMQDTLLRAEAFDEAVRDGIGQITRPFGTNPVTVREGREKLVRLQEQVVAANRFGIPAVAHEECLTGFTAWTATVFPTPLAWASTNDPELIREMAAAIGHDMRSLGIHQGLAPVLDVVRDYRWGRVEETLGEDPALVGEIATAYVQGLQSSGLIATLKHFAGYSASRGARNHAPVSMGPREFADVVLPPFARAVLEGRVGSVMNSYADVDGVPPAADEKLLTGILRDQWGFTGTVVSDYWAVPFLQSTHHVVETLGEAGVASLSAGMDVELPHTLGFGQNLLSAVAGGTLTEEIIDRAVLRVLAQKIELGLLDPGWTPEGDGVTTTNLDSLTNRDIAGRIAEESVILLSNRGDFLPVHAPTSIAVVGAGADDSGCLFGCYSFPNHVVAGHEGVDIGIDAPTILDAIRAEFPDADVHYEQGTPIIGDDFGGIPDAVRAAEAADLTVVVVGDRSGMFGHGTSGEGCDVVSLDLPGMQDELVRRVLDATDRVVLVVLSGRPYAIGEHADRADAALQVFFPGEEGGQAIAGVLSGRVDPSGRLPVQIPGRASSQPGTYLAAPLALKSDGVSNLDPTPAFPFGHGLSFSTLEIRAARADASDVATDGTVTVTATIANTGTRQAWHVPQLYMSDPVASVVRPVRQRLASTRVHLEPGATAEVAFTVHTDLLAFTGTDLRRVVEPGEIVFTVAQSAADTGREVAVRLSGPKRETTVERAWEVPALVTVK from the coding sequence ATGAGCATCGACACGAACACCACTCAGCCCTGGCAGGACGTCACCCTCACCGCCGCGGAACGCGCGACGTCACTCCTGGTGGACATGACCCTCAGGGAGAAGGTGCAGCAGCTCGGCAGCACCTGGCCCGATGCGGAAGGCGCCGGGGGCGACGTCGCTCCCATGCAGGACACCCTTCTCCGAGCGGAAGCGTTCGACGAGGCGGTTCGCGACGGTATCGGACAGATCACCAGGCCGTTCGGGACCAACCCCGTGACCGTCCGGGAGGGCCGCGAGAAGCTGGTCCGGTTGCAGGAGCAGGTCGTCGCAGCGAATCGCTTCGGCATCCCCGCCGTCGCGCACGAGGAGTGCCTGACGGGTTTCACGGCGTGGACGGCGACCGTCTTCCCGACCCCTCTCGCCTGGGCGTCCACCAACGACCCGGAGCTCATCCGCGAGATGGCGGCCGCCATCGGCCACGACATGCGTTCGCTCGGGATCCACCAGGGCCTCGCGCCCGTGCTCGACGTCGTCCGCGACTACCGGTGGGGACGTGTCGAGGAGACCCTCGGTGAGGACCCCGCTCTCGTCGGGGAGATCGCGACCGCCTATGTCCAGGGCCTGCAGTCGTCAGGTCTCATCGCGACGTTGAAACACTTCGCCGGCTACAGCGCCTCGCGCGGTGCCCGCAATCACGCCCCCGTCTCCATGGGGCCCCGCGAATTCGCCGACGTCGTCCTGCCTCCGTTCGCCCGCGCCGTACTCGAAGGGCGCGTCGGATCGGTGATGAATTCGTACGCCGACGTGGACGGTGTGCCGCCGGCCGCCGACGAGAAGCTGTTGACGGGCATCCTGCGGGACCAGTGGGGGTTCACGGGAACGGTCGTCTCCGACTACTGGGCCGTCCCTTTCCTTCAGTCCACCCATCACGTCGTTGAGACCCTCGGTGAGGCAGGAGTCGCCTCCCTGTCGGCCGGCATGGACGTCGAGCTGCCGCACACGCTCGGCTTCGGGCAGAATCTCCTCTCCGCGGTTGCCGGTGGAACTCTCACGGAGGAGATCATCGACCGGGCGGTGCTGCGGGTCCTCGCGCAGAAAATCGAATTGGGGCTCCTCGATCCCGGCTGGACGCCGGAGGGAGACGGGGTGACGACGACGAACCTCGACTCGTTGACGAACCGGGACATCGCTGGGCGAATCGCGGAAGAGTCGGTGATCCTCCTCAGCAATCGCGGCGACTTCCTCCCCGTCCACGCGCCGACGTCGATCGCGGTGGTCGGCGCCGGTGCCGACGATTCCGGTTGCCTGTTCGGCTGCTACTCCTTCCCCAACCACGTCGTCGCAGGCCATGAGGGCGTCGACATCGGGATCGATGCGCCCACGATCCTGGACGCCATCCGGGCCGAGTTCCCGGACGCCGACGTCCACTACGAGCAGGGCACCCCCATCATCGGAGACGACTTCGGTGGGATCCCCGACGCTGTCCGTGCGGCGGAAGCCGCCGATCTCACCGTCGTGGTCGTCGGAGACCGGTCAGGCATGTTCGGGCACGGTACGTCCGGGGAGGGCTGCGACGTCGTCTCCCTGGACCTTCCCGGAATGCAGGACGAGCTCGTGCGACGAGTCCTCGATGCCACAGACCGAGTCGTGCTCGTGGTGCTGTCGGGTCGCCCGTATGCGATCGGGGAGCACGCCGACCGGGCGGACGCGGCCCTGCAGGTGTTCTTCCCCGGGGAGGAAGGCGGCCAGGCGATCGCCGGTGTCCTCTCCGGCCGCGTCGACCCCTCAGGTCGGCTTCCCGTGCAGATCCCCGGTCGAGCATCGAGCCAGCCGGGCACCTATCTCGCCGCGCCCTTGGCCCTCAAGAGCGACGGGGTGAGCAACCTCGATCCCACACCCGCCTTCCCGTTCGGTCATGGGCTCTCCTTCTCGACTCTCGAGATCCGGGCCGCTCGAGCGGACGCCTCGGACGTCGCCACGGACGGAACCGTGACCGTGACCGCCACGATCGCCAACACGGGGACGCGGCAGGCATGGCACGTCCCCCAGCTGTACATGAGCGATCCGGTGGCCTCCGTGGTGAGACCCGTTCGACAGAGACTCGCCTCCACCCGGGTCCACCTCGAACCCGGTGCCACGGCGGAAGTGGCCTTCACTGTGCACACCGATCTGCTCGCGTTCACCGGAACCGATCTGCGACGGGTCGTCGAGCCCGGGGAGATCGTGTTCACCGTCGCCCAGTCCGCCGCCGACACCGGCCGGGAGGTGGCTGTTCGCCTCTCGGGACCGAAGCGAGAAACGACGGTCGAGCGCGCGTGGGAGGTTCCCGCGCTTGTGACCGTGAAGTGA
- a CDS encoding nuclear transport factor 2 family protein produces the protein MVGVEAISRAVQKQWWLLPKNHHWCSNLIVTIDGERARGVSDLLVVARFAGGQWIRSGGRYVDTYVHAGDRWLFETRAAGAGFSIDRQLEGFGR, from the coding sequence GTGGTCGGTGTCGAGGCCATAAGTCGTGCCGTTCAGAAGCAATGGTGGCTCCTTCCCAAGAACCACCATTGGTGCTCCAACTTGATTGTCACCATCGATGGGGAACGAGCGCGAGGCGTAAGTGACCTCCTCGTCGTTGCTCGGTTCGCGGGAGGACAGTGGATCCGGTCTGGTGGCAGATACGTCGATACTTACGTTCATGCTGGCGATCGCTGGCTTTTTGAGACGCGGGCGGCAGGTGCAGGTTTCTCCATCGATCGGCAGCTCGAGGGGTTCGGACGGTGA
- a CDS encoding carbohydrate ABC transporter permease — MSTLSDARTTPATRPEPAKSRRIKGHKTRNFIGAFGGYVWLAVIILPIYYIVITSLRPQDGFYSSNQLVPPSAPTLSQYALVLQSDFFLYLANSAIVTVVSVAVTVAVSLGAAYAVVRSQTRFTKLGFSIFLVGLAVPLQATIIPLFYMMSKVGLYDSLMALILPSIGFAIPLTVLVLSNFLRDLPNELFESMRVDGASNWRILISLVTPLSRPALITVIIYDALTVWNGFLFPLVLTQSPDKRTLPLSLWTFQGQFSVNVPATLAAVVLSTLPIFALYLVGRRQLVAGITAGFGK; from the coding sequence ATGAGCACCCTCTCCGACGCCCGCACCACACCCGCCACTCGACCCGAGCCCGCTAAGTCCCGCCGAATCAAGGGACACAAGACGCGCAATTTCATCGGCGCATTCGGCGGATACGTCTGGTTGGCGGTGATCATCCTGCCCATCTACTACATCGTGATCACGAGCCTCCGACCACAGGATGGTTTCTACTCCTCCAACCAGCTCGTACCCCCCTCGGCACCGACCCTGTCGCAGTACGCGCTGGTGCTGCAGAGCGACTTCTTCCTCTACCTGGCCAACAGCGCGATCGTGACCGTGGTGAGTGTCGCGGTCACCGTGGCCGTCAGCCTCGGGGCGGCCTACGCGGTCGTCCGCTCTCAGACGCGTTTCACCAAGCTGGGATTCTCTATCTTCCTGGTGGGTCTCGCCGTGCCGCTGCAGGCGACGATCATCCCGCTCTTCTACATGATGAGCAAGGTGGGCCTCTACGACTCGTTGATGGCGCTGATCCTGCCCTCGATCGGGTTCGCGATCCCTCTGACCGTGCTCGTGCTCAGCAACTTTCTGCGTGATCTGCCCAACGAGCTGTTCGAATCGATGCGCGTCGACGGCGCATCGAACTGGCGCATCCTGATCTCCCTGGTGACACCTCTTTCCCGTCCGGCCCTGATCACCGTGATTATCTACGACGCGCTGACTGTCTGGAACGGCTTCCTGTTCCCGCTCGTGCTGACGCAGAGCCCGGACAAGCGCACCCTCCCACTGTCCCTCTGGACGTTCCAGGGGCAGTTCAGCGTGAACGTACCGGCTACTCTGGCTGCCGTGGTCCTCTCGACGTTGCCGATCTTCGCTCTGTATCTCGTCGGGCGTCGCCAGCTCGTCGCCGGCATCACGGCGGGGTTCGGTAAGTGA
- a CDS encoding TetR/AcrR family transcriptional regulator: MAETESDRSHPARPQQVGRPRRSQQALLDAAAAVFVTSGVDAPVREIAVEAGVGVGTIYRHFPTRPELVVAVYRHQVEACAEAGPRLLAESSTPEAALRAWVALFVEFLVTKHGLASALHGDSAGSDALHTYFVGRLMPVCGDLLEAALESVDAAPSVDAYNVLKGIGNLCIGAASDARYEAGALVQLFITGVLSRGPR; this comes from the coding sequence ATGGCTGAGACCGAGAGCGACCGGTCGCACCCTGCGCGGCCCCAGCAAGTGGGCCGTCCGCGTCGAAGCCAGCAGGCGCTCCTAGACGCCGCGGCAGCGGTGTTCGTGACCTCCGGAGTCGACGCTCCGGTGCGCGAGATCGCAGTCGAGGCCGGCGTTGGTGTGGGGACGATCTACCGTCATTTCCCGACCCGTCCGGAGCTCGTGGTGGCGGTGTACCGGCACCAGGTCGAGGCGTGTGCAGAGGCAGGCCCGCGACTACTCGCTGAGAGCTCGACGCCCGAGGCAGCCTTGCGGGCATGGGTGGCTTTGTTTGTGGAGTTCCTCGTCACCAAGCACGGCCTCGCCAGCGCACTCCACGGAGACAGCGCCGGGTCCGATGCTCTGCATACCTACTTCGTCGGACGTCTCATGCCAGTGTGTGGCGACCTCCTCGAGGCAGCACTCGAATCCGTCGACGCAGCTCCGTCGGTCGATGCGTACAACGTGCTCAAAGGCATCGGCAACCTCTGCATCGGCGCCGCAAGTGACGCCCGGTACGAGGCCGGCGCCCTCGTGCAGCTATTCATCACTGGCGTGCTTAGCCGAGGGCCACGCTAG